In the genome of Fervidobacterium gondwanense DSM 13020, one region contains:
- a CDS encoding [FeFe] hydrogenase, group A, which produces MRIIVNGREIEIRDDARNVLEALREVGIEIPNLCYLSETSVYGACRMCLVEVDGRDIVTSCTLQPREGMVIKTHTPKIYEMRKGILQLLLASHDGECTTCEMNGKCKLQKYAQEFGLTTNRFEKISKKTVTDTSSVIVRDNGKCILCGDCVRACDEIQGIAAIDFAYRGFEAQVVPSFEEKLENTECVLCGQCVAYCPTGALAIRNDVDKVYKAIEDGKYVIGMIAPAVRASLQEEFGLEDDVATSGRVVSLLKMIGFKKVFDVAFAADLVAYEEAHEFLERVEKGEKLPQFTSCCPGWVKFAEQYYPEYISHLSSVKSPQMALGAIIKKFYSREIGVDPKDIVLVSIMPCTAKKFEAEREEFEGNVDIVLTTRELVKVIKSTGIDIKMVDPEPFDRPYGLSSQSGLSFGKTGGVLGSVVNVINDKMSVKSVETKQLSEGVSLTTVELSNGKVVKGLAVFGLGNARKIVDALKNGEMEADVVEVMACNYGCIGGGGQPYPNDVRTRARRAKILKEVQSIDVLISPTENFHMHQLYEKYLEKPLSHASHEVIHTLYKHRKRVQEDEIDILPLPEETEDKVKVSVCLGTSCYSKGSYEILEKLIAAANKEEWAKNLEIKGTFCVENCGKSPNVVVNDIIVSEATVEKVKEVAINELSGKKGDSKVSKSNV; this is translated from the coding sequence ATGAGAATAATCGTGAACGGCAGAGAAATAGAGATAAGAGATGACGCAAGAAATGTGCTCGAAGCACTGAGGGAAGTTGGGATAGAGATACCAAACTTGTGTTATCTGTCCGAAACATCAGTCTACGGTGCGTGTAGAATGTGTCTCGTTGAAGTTGACGGAAGAGATATCGTTACGTCATGTACGCTCCAGCCAAGAGAAGGTATGGTAATAAAGACACACACACCAAAGATATACGAGATGAGAAAGGGTATATTACAGCTCTTACTTGCTTCACACGATGGAGAATGTACGACATGTGAGATGAACGGAAAATGTAAACTTCAAAAGTACGCTCAGGAATTCGGGCTTACAACGAACAGGTTCGAAAAGATATCGAAAAAGACGGTTACAGATACATCTTCGGTAATAGTCAGGGATAATGGAAAGTGTATTCTTTGTGGAGACTGTGTCAGAGCATGTGACGAAATTCAGGGTATCGCTGCGATAGATTTTGCATACAGAGGCTTTGAAGCACAGGTAGTTCCTTCATTCGAAGAAAAACTTGAAAATACCGAATGTGTACTCTGCGGTCAGTGTGTTGCGTACTGTCCAACAGGTGCTCTCGCAATTAGGAACGATGTTGATAAAGTTTACAAGGCTATCGAAGATGGAAAGTACGTAATAGGCATGATAGCTCCAGCAGTGCGCGCATCGTTGCAGGAAGAGTTTGGGCTTGAAGATGATGTCGCCACATCAGGTAGAGTTGTCTCACTACTCAAGATGATAGGATTCAAGAAAGTTTTCGACGTTGCATTCGCAGCAGACCTCGTTGCATATGAAGAAGCACATGAATTCCTCGAAAGAGTCGAGAAAGGTGAAAAGTTACCACAATTCACATCATGCTGCCCAGGTTGGGTGAAATTCGCTGAACAGTACTACCCAGAGTACATATCTCACCTCTCAAGTGTGAAGTCGCCACAGATGGCGCTTGGTGCGATAATCAAGAAATTCTACTCAAGAGAAATTGGTGTTGACCCGAAAGATATAGTTCTCGTCTCAATAATGCCATGTACAGCCAAGAAATTCGAAGCTGAAAGAGAAGAGTTTGAAGGCAACGTGGACATAGTCCTTACAACAAGGGAATTGGTGAAAGTAATCAAATCGACAGGAATAGATATAAAGATGGTTGACCCAGAACCGTTCGACAGACCATACGGACTCTCATCACAATCAGGTTTGAGCTTCGGTAAGACTGGCGGAGTGCTCGGAAGCGTTGTTAACGTAATAAATGACAAGATGAGTGTGAAGAGCGTAGAAACAAAACAACTCTCAGAAGGCGTATCTTTGACAACCGTTGAATTGTCTAACGGAAAGGTAGTAAAGGGACTTGCAGTATTTGGACTTGGAAATGCGAGAAAGATAGTCGATGCACTTAAGAACGGTGAAATGGAAGCAGATGTTGTTGAAGTCATGGCATGTAACTATGGTTGTATCGGTGGCGGTGGACAGCCGTATCCAAACGATGTCAGAACACGTGCAAGAAGAGCTAAGATACTTAAAGAAGTCCAGAGCATTGACGTTTTGATATCGCCAACTGAAAACTTCCATATGCACCAACTTTACGAAAAGTACTTAGAAAAACCACTTAGCCACGCATCGCATGAGGTAATTCACACGCTCTACAAACACAGAAAGAGAGTACAAGAAGACGAGATCGACATACTACCACTTCCAGAAGAAACAGAAGATAAAGTCAAAGTCAGCGTATGTCTTGGTACATCCTGTTACTCAAAAGGTTCATACGAAATACTTGAAAAACTAATCGCAGCTGCAAACAAAGAAGAGTGGGCAAAGAATCTTGAAATAAAAGGTACGTTCTGCGTTGAGAACTGCGGAAAATCACCAAACGTTGTAGTAAATGATATAATAGTATCCGAAGCAACAGTCGAAAAAGTAAAAGAGGTGGCTATAAATGAGCTATCAGGAAAGAAAGGGGATTCTAAGGTTTCCAAAAGCAACGTTTGA
- a CDS encoding redox-sensing transcriptional repressor Rex: MSYQERKGILRFPKATFERLKLYHAFLSQIHAEGKIYVLSEDIAEMLRITPEQVRKDFSFLETKGKPKVGYVIKELLDELDELFGTGVDENIIIIGAGHLGSALVNYKGFKNIGVRVAAIFDNDPRKIGTMVGDLMVLPLKDLSRVIRRFKVKIAAICVPESAAQQVADLLVGHGIKALWNFSTRILDVPPNIIVQNEDITRGLLGVKHMLAESEKSSSIDAMKVNEG; this comes from the coding sequence ATGAGCTATCAGGAAAGAAAGGGGATTCTAAGGTTTCCAAAAGCAACGTTTGAGCGTCTTAAATTGTACCATGCTTTCTTAAGCCAAATCCATGCCGAGGGAAAGATTTATGTTTTATCAGAGGACATAGCAGAGATGCTTAGAATCACCCCAGAGCAAGTAAGAAAAGACTTCTCATTCCTTGAAACAAAGGGAAAACCGAAGGTCGGATACGTTATCAAAGAGCTCTTAGACGAACTTGACGAACTCTTTGGAACCGGAGTTGACGAGAACATAATTATAATCGGTGCTGGACATCTTGGAAGTGCACTTGTGAATTACAAAGGTTTTAAAAACATCGGTGTTCGCGTAGCAGCGATATTTGATAACGATCCACGCAAGATAGGAACGATGGTTGGCGATTTGATGGTATTGCCACTGAAGGATTTATCGAGGGTAATAAGACGCTTTAAAGTCAAAATAGCAGCTATCTGCGTTCCAGAAAGTGCGGCTCAACAAGTAGCGGACTTACTTGTCGGACACGGTATCAAGGCATTGTGGAATTTCTCCACACGAATATTGGACGTACCGCCGAATATCATAGTTCAGAACGAAGATATAACAAGAGGACTGCTTGGCGTGAAACACATGCTTGCTGAGTCTGAAAAGAGTTCAAGTATAGATGCGATGAAGGTAAATGAAGGGTAA
- a CDS encoding aspartate ammonia-lyase translates to MENVEKRYRIEEDYLGKEQILEDAYYGIATVRALKLFPPTGEIFDEKFIWSYFMIKKATALLNAELGRLDKSISEAIIKACDEWEELKKWIVVDPLCGGAGTSVNLNINEVIANRATEMLGGKKGEYRVDPYNHVNLHQSTNDTFVTAGKMAVIVRLREVVDGVIRLQEMIQTKEKEYYNVRTIGRTQLMDAVPIMVGQQFGAWADALARDRWRLNKVEERIRSVNLGGTAIGTGVGAPKEYILRIVEVLRQIANVKIAKSENLIDATQNLDTFTEVHGLLKSLAVNLYKIANDIRLLGSGPNTAIGEFKLPAVQVGSSIMPGKVNPIVPEYVMQNALTVFGHDEIVSHACAQGNLQLNQFAPVIVHFTLKSMRLLINSCNALAEYIKLLDVNDEKCKENLEKSTSNLTPLINYFGYETVSEVIRKAGYDISKAIEILAEKEGISKEELMKKLQIEKMTGLGYV, encoded by the coding sequence ATGGAAAATGTAGAGAAAAGATACAGAATAGAAGAAGATTACCTTGGAAAAGAGCAGATACTGGAAGATGCATATTATGGCATAGCTACTGTAAGAGCTCTGAAATTGTTTCCACCAACAGGTGAGATTTTCGATGAAAAATTCATATGGTCTTACTTCATGATAAAGAAAGCCACAGCATTGCTCAACGCTGAACTCGGAAGGCTCGACAAGAGCATTTCTGAAGCGATAATAAAGGCATGCGACGAGTGGGAAGAATTGAAAAAATGGATTGTTGTCGACCCACTGTGCGGCGGAGCGGGTACTTCTGTGAATCTCAACATCAACGAAGTCATCGCAAACCGTGCAACGGAAATGCTTGGAGGAAAGAAAGGCGAATACAGAGTTGACCCATACAATCACGTTAACCTCCACCAATCGACAAATGACACATTCGTAACAGCCGGGAAGATGGCAGTGATTGTACGGCTTCGCGAAGTTGTCGATGGGGTTATAAGACTTCAGGAAATGATACAAACAAAGGAGAAAGAGTACTACAACGTACGAACGATTGGAAGGACGCAGTTGATGGACGCAGTCCCAATAATGGTAGGACAACAATTCGGTGCGTGGGCTGACGCACTTGCTCGAGACAGGTGGAGACTCAACAAGGTTGAAGAAAGAATAAGGAGTGTCAACCTTGGCGGTACAGCGATAGGAACAGGTGTAGGCGCACCGAAAGAGTACATACTCAGGATAGTCGAAGTGCTCAGGCAGATTGCGAATGTGAAAATTGCAAAGTCTGAAAACCTGATAGATGCAACCCAAAACCTCGATACATTCACCGAAGTCCATGGACTGCTAAAATCTCTCGCTGTGAATCTCTACAAAATTGCAAACGACATACGCCTGCTCGGCAGCGGTCCAAACACAGCGATTGGAGAATTCAAACTGCCAGCCGTTCAGGTTGGCAGCAGCATAATGCCTGGAAAAGTAAATCCTATCGTTCCTGAATACGTCATGCAGAATGCACTTACCGTGTTTGGTCATGACGAGATAGTTTCTCATGCATGTGCACAAGGAAACCTACAACTCAACCAATTCGCACCGGTAATTGTACACTTCACGCTTAAATCGATGCGATTACTCATAAACTCATGTAATGCACTTGCAGAATATATCAAACTCTTGGATGTAAACGACGAAAAATGCAAAGAAAACCTTGAAAAGTCGACATCAAACCTTACGCCATTGATAAATTACTTTGGGTACGAAACGGTTTCGGAAGTGATAAGGAAAGCTGGGTACGATATATCGAAAGCCATTGAAATACTTGCAGAAAAAGAAGGCATTTCAAAAGAAGAACTAATGAAAAAACTCCAAATCGAAAAGATGACAGGGCTTGGGTATGTGTGA
- the aglB gene encoding cyclomaltodextrinase has translation MRIENSKNSYPIPTWVHESVIYQIFPDRFAIGKGKSVKDKEKLYASRCGKIVDWNVPPVRKEKASHVMEFYGGDLWGIAEKLDYLKDLGVNAIYTNPIFLSPTNHKYDAIDYLKIDPQFGGEKAFKYYVKKAKEENFRLILDGVFNHLSIENPWFKKALKGDRKHISKFAIHENGHRAWNAFKSLPEWHLEEVEVMEYILSVVKHYLHQGVDGWRLDVGYDLGYVNNALITQTAKSISMEKYVVTETWNYPSDWGMVDGIMNYHFRNSVIAYLKNEFDNLADALQQAYNDTTNIHGCWNMLDSHDTERIATVIPDKQLRKLGIVLQFTYPGVPVVYYGTEIGMEGGNDPECRATMRWNEDEWDKELREFYKKLINIRKTETALKVGTFEVLKKEPLVFYRRTAHVFDSVIVAVNKSETKQVTISIPDGRILAGTCFTDLFTGEEFWVTGGIMRFEVPSKGFRILKMTNRTRNGYNQYKRIY, from the coding sequence ATGAGAATCGAAAATTCGAAGAACTCATATCCAATACCAACATGGGTACACGAAAGTGTCATTTATCAAATCTTTCCTGACAGATTTGCGATAGGTAAAGGCAAAAGCGTGAAAGACAAGGAAAAACTTTACGCATCAAGGTGTGGAAAGATAGTCGATTGGAATGTTCCGCCGGTAAGGAAGGAAAAAGCCAGCCACGTAATGGAATTCTACGGTGGGGATTTGTGGGGTATTGCTGAAAAGCTTGATTACTTAAAAGATTTAGGTGTCAACGCCATATACACAAACCCAATTTTTCTTTCCCCGACGAACCACAAATACGATGCGATTGATTACTTGAAAATAGACCCGCAATTTGGTGGCGAAAAAGCCTTCAAATATTATGTAAAAAAAGCAAAAGAAGAGAATTTCAGGCTGATATTGGATGGCGTGTTCAACCACCTCAGCATCGAAAATCCGTGGTTCAAAAAGGCATTGAAAGGCGACAGGAAGCACATAAGTAAATTTGCCATACATGAAAATGGTCACAGAGCGTGGAACGCTTTCAAATCACTTCCCGAATGGCACCTCGAGGAAGTCGAAGTGATGGAGTACATTCTCTCAGTTGTAAAACACTATCTACACCAGGGAGTAGATGGCTGGAGATTAGACGTTGGCTACGACCTTGGATATGTCAACAACGCGTTGATAACACAAACAGCAAAAAGCATTTCGATGGAAAAATACGTTGTTACAGAGACATGGAACTATCCATCAGATTGGGGGATGGTGGATGGAATAATGAACTACCATTTCAGAAACAGTGTCATCGCTTACCTTAAAAATGAATTCGACAACTTAGCCGATGCGCTCCAGCAGGCATACAACGATACGACAAATATCCACGGTTGCTGGAATATGCTCGACAGCCACGATACAGAAAGGATCGCAACGGTTATTCCAGATAAGCAATTGAGGAAACTCGGTATTGTGCTGCAATTTACTTATCCCGGAGTTCCTGTTGTCTATTACGGAACAGAGATAGGCATGGAAGGTGGAAACGACCCAGAGTGCAGGGCAACGATGCGTTGGAACGAAGATGAGTGGGATAAAGAATTGAGAGAATTCTACAAAAAACTCATAAATATACGAAAGACTGAAACAGCACTCAAAGTTGGAACATTTGAAGTGCTCAAAAAAGAACCGTTGGTGTTCTACAGAAGAACAGCACATGTTTTTGATAGTGTAATCGTTGCTGTGAACAAGTCCGAGACGAAGCAAGTTACAATATCGATTCCAGATGGCAGAATTCTTGCCGGAACGTGTTTCACAGATCTTTTCACGGGCGAAGAGTTCTGGGTAACGGGTGGAATCATGAGATTTGAAGTGCCATCTAAAGGTTTCAGAATTCTCAAGATGACTAACAGGACAAGGAATGGGTACAACCAGTACAAGAGAATTTACTAA
- a CDS encoding bifunctional aspartate carbamoyltransferase catalytic subunit/aspartate carbamoyltransferase regulatory subunit — translation MGNFLSRTLAVINDFSVDEQLFLYQSTKRLKEKLKRGEDVSEFQIKRDTGIYIVFVEPSTRTKESFINAAKFHKTAKVNIFDSEHSSFNKQESYVDTFNMLTGYSEYSIFVLRTRLEGVVRLLEQKVGEFADRHGIMRPAFINGGDGKHEHPTQELLDEFTFLEHNNFDNSHIRIALVGDLLHGRTVHSKADGLKVFKNVEVDLIAPPELQMPEGYVQKMKRNGFEVRQFYSIDEYLSNGNPANIWYFTRLQLERMGEDILEKEKILRKAVTFRKDMLEKVHEGTKFYHPLPRPKFNPEIPTFLDTLSLNGWEEQAINGYYVRVVLLSMLGGALEVPFETGRMQEEKDEDFIIPAPIVDGTKGVSKEGKRGIKPIENGTVIDHVAKGKTQEEIYNTIIKIRKILRLYDVDSADGIFKSADGNYKGYISLPDRYLSFKEIKKLSAISPNTTVNIVKNSRVIEKYRIKMPPRIYGFEEIRCKNENCITNPAHGENVMASFIQVDGKFVCEYCETPHEYHEIWKI, via the coding sequence ATGGGAAACTTTTTAAGCCGGACGCTGGCAGTTATCAACGATTTTTCTGTCGATGAGCAACTCTTTTTGTACCAATCTACTAAGAGGCTGAAGGAAAAACTGAAACGTGGAGAAGATGTGAGTGAATTTCAGATTAAGAGAGATACCGGCATTTACATCGTCTTCGTAGAACCTTCCACCAGAACGAAAGAATCCTTCATAAACGCTGCTAAATTCCACAAAACTGCAAAGGTAAACATCTTCGATTCAGAGCACTCCTCATTTAATAAGCAAGAAAGTTATGTAGATACGTTCAATATGTTAACAGGTTACAGCGAGTATTCGATTTTCGTTTTGAGAACAAGGCTTGAAGGTGTGGTTCGGTTGCTCGAGCAAAAAGTTGGTGAGTTCGCCGATAGGCATGGAATAATGAGACCTGCTTTCATAAACGGCGGAGATGGAAAACACGAACACCCAACCCAGGAACTCCTCGATGAATTTACCTTCCTTGAGCACAACAATTTCGACAATTCGCACATAAGAATAGCACTCGTAGGTGACTTGCTCCACGGAAGAACGGTACATTCAAAAGCAGATGGGTTAAAAGTCTTCAAAAACGTTGAAGTCGACTTGATTGCCCCTCCTGAGTTGCAGATGCCTGAAGGATATGTACAAAAGATGAAGCGAAATGGTTTTGAAGTGAGGCAGTTCTACTCAATAGACGAGTATCTGTCGAATGGTAATCCTGCTAATATCTGGTACTTCACAAGATTACAGCTTGAACGAATGGGTGAAGACATACTCGAAAAGGAAAAGATTTTGAGAAAGGCTGTTACTTTTAGAAAAGACATGCTCGAGAAAGTTCATGAGGGGACCAAATTCTATCACCCACTCCCACGTCCGAAGTTCAATCCTGAAATACCTACATTCCTCGACACGCTTTCGTTGAACGGTTGGGAAGAACAGGCGATAAATGGTTACTACGTGCGTGTAGTGTTGTTGTCGATGTTAGGTGGTGCGCTTGAAGTACCGTTTGAAACAGGAAGAATGCAAGAAGAAAAAGATGAAGATTTCATTATTCCGGCTCCGATAGTTGATGGAACAAAAGGCGTATCGAAGGAAGGCAAGAGGGGTATAAAACCGATAGAGAACGGAACGGTTATAGACCATGTGGCAAAGGGAAAGACACAGGAAGAGATATATAATACAATAATTAAGATTAGAAAAATTCTGAGGCTTTACGACGTCGACAGTGCAGATGGCATTTTCAAATCCGCCGATGGAAATTACAAAGGTTACATAAGCTTGCCAGACAGGTATTTATCATTCAAAGAGATTAAGAAGCTATCGGCGATATCGCCAAATACAACTGTGAACATTGTTAAGAATTCTCGAGTCATCGAAAAATACAGAATAAAGATGCCACCGCGCATTTACGGTTTTGAAGAAATCAGGTGTAAGAACGAAAATTGTATCACAAATCCTGCACATGGCGAAAACGTAATGGCATCTTTCATACAGGTAGATGGAAAGTTCGTGTGTGAATACTGCGAAACACCGCACGAATACCACGAAATTTGGAAGATTTAA
- a CDS encoding NADH-quinone oxidoreductase subunit NuoF, giving the protein MSTVVINEPIIKSPEELVQYISKLKEKREKKLQQPSVYVCVGTGCTASGSRKVYAKFVEVIKSKGLDFKVETIDDDEPVKKTGCCGLCSLGPLVKIMPSGITYSHVTVDDVEEIVEKTLVKGEAIDRLLLTDPITDRKVERLEDATFFKNQTFYIMDAIGTSECESIEDYMARGGYLSLAKVLSGMDREEIIKMVKASGLRGRGGGGFPTGLKWEAAYKSQGDIKYVVCNADEGDPGAFMNRTLLERDPHSVLEGMVIAAYTIGAKKGYAYIRAEYPIAVEMFNKAIEDARRYGLLGENILGTDFSFELYVKEGAGAFVCGEETALLASIEGKRGVPRPRPPFPAQSGLWGKPTLINNVESYANVPKIIKDGVENYRSRGVENSPGTKMFSVTGPLKLTGIIEIQFGTTLRYILENICGGTSNGQKIKAIQIGGPSGACLPEELFDLPLDYDSLKSVGAMVGSGGIVAITEDRCMVEVARFFLDFTKRESCGKCVPCREGTMQAYNILEKFTQGKATYQDLENLEYLAEVIKTASLCGLGKTAPNPIISTLKYFRPEYIEHIEGKCPSGMCTAFKKYVIIPEKCKSCSLCARSCPNGAISGERGKPYVIDQEKCIKCGLCVTKCKFGAIELVG; this is encoded by the coding sequence TTCAAGAAAGGTCTACGCAAAATTCGTCGAAGTTATTAAGTCCAAAGGATTAGACTTTAAAGTTGAGACGATAGATGACGACGAACCAGTAAAGAAGACAGGATGCTGTGGACTTTGTTCGCTCGGTCCACTTGTAAAGATAATGCCAAGCGGTATTACATACAGCCACGTTACAGTTGACGATGTCGAGGAGATAGTTGAAAAGACGCTTGTCAAAGGCGAGGCAATCGATAGATTACTTTTGACAGACCCAATCACTGACAGGAAAGTTGAAAGGCTTGAAGATGCAACGTTCTTTAAGAACCAGACGTTCTACATAATGGACGCGATTGGTACAAGTGAATGTGAGAGCATCGAAGATTACATGGCGCGCGGTGGATATCTCTCGCTCGCAAAGGTTCTCTCCGGAATGGATAGGGAAGAGATAATTAAGATGGTTAAAGCATCGGGCCTGCGTGGTCGTGGCGGTGGTGGGTTCCCAACAGGTCTCAAGTGGGAAGCTGCATACAAGAGTCAAGGCGATATCAAATACGTCGTCTGTAATGCGGACGAAGGAGACCCAGGAGCGTTCATGAACAGAACACTCCTCGAAAGAGACCCACATTCTGTTCTCGAAGGAATGGTAATCGCAGCTTACACAATCGGAGCTAAGAAAGGTTACGCATACATCAGAGCCGAGTACCCAATCGCTGTTGAGATGTTCAACAAGGCAATAGAAGATGCAAGAAGATACGGACTGCTCGGTGAAAATATACTCGGTACAGACTTCTCATTCGAACTTTACGTAAAAGAAGGTGCTGGAGCGTTCGTCTGTGGTGAAGAGACAGCACTCCTTGCATCAATAGAGGGTAAACGTGGCGTTCCGAGACCAAGACCACCATTCCCAGCACAGTCAGGACTTTGGGGCAAACCAACACTCATCAATAACGTTGAATCTTACGCAAATGTTCCAAAGATAATAAAAGATGGTGTGGAGAACTACAGAAGCCGCGGTGTTGAGAACTCACCAGGAACGAAGATGTTCTCGGTGACAGGTCCTCTCAAATTGACAGGTATCATCGAAATACAATTCGGTACGACGTTGAGATATATCCTTGAGAATATCTGCGGTGGAACGTCAAATGGTCAGAAGATTAAGGCTATCCAGATAGGTGGACCATCTGGTGCGTGTTTGCCTGAAGAACTCTTTGACCTTCCACTCGATTACGATTCTCTAAAATCTGTCGGTGCAATGGTCGGTTCAGGTGGTATCGTCGCAATTACGGAAGACAGATGTATGGTCGAAGTGGCAAGGTTCTTCCTCGACTTCACAAAGAGAGAGTCGTGTGGTAAATGTGTCCCATGTAGAGAAGGAACGATGCAGGCTTACAACATACTCGAAAAATTCACTCAAGGCAAGGCAACATACCAAGACTTAGAAAATCTTGAGTACCTTGCAGAAGTGATAAAGACGGCATCATTGTGTGGACTTGGAAAAACGGCACCGAATCCAATTATAAGTACACTGAAATACTTCAGACCTGAGTACATAGAACACATCGAAGGAAAATGTCCAAGTGGCATGTGTACGGCGTTCAAGAAGTACGTGATTATACCAGAAAAGTGTAAGAGCTGTAGCTTGTGTGCAAGAAGCTGTCCAAATGGTGCAATAAGTGGAGAAAGAGGAAAGCCGTACGTAATCGACCAGGAAAAGTGTATTAAATGCGGTTTGTGTGTAACGAAATGTAAGTTCGGCGCTATCGAGCTCGTTGGTTAA
- a CDS encoding class I SAM-dependent methyltransferase, which yields MKRFSCSSEYYNSIAKVYDSMYEDEYWQVARKQIEMAILKYKPQLDGAKILDVGAGTGYWSFWALQRGAQVTLVEPAENMLKIAKEKIAQVGLLEKARFINSTAEQMDEYIDEQFDVIFALGDVLSYVSDLDKVLSVLSKISSPNALMFATVDNYYSYLKDVIIHGTWEDYRTLERKKRLPIGSEHGVFEARCFTAEEIKLLVKQHSFQAIEIEALAAFDKVEKALRYGKYLVNELEHLFIILRNSKGNCST from the coding sequence TTGAAAAGATTTTCGTGTTCAAGTGAATACTACAATTCAATCGCTAAAGTGTACGACTCAATGTACGAGGATGAGTATTGGCAAGTTGCAAGAAAACAAATAGAAATGGCTATACTGAAATACAAACCGCAACTTGATGGTGCAAAAATCCTGGACGTTGGTGCTGGGACCGGCTACTGGTCCTTTTGGGCTTTGCAAAGAGGAGCACAAGTTACACTCGTTGAACCTGCAGAAAATATGCTCAAGATTGCGAAGGAGAAGATTGCACAAGTGGGACTGCTGGAAAAAGCAAGGTTTATAAACTCGACAGCTGAGCAGATGGATGAATATATAGATGAACAATTTGACGTCATTTTTGCGTTGGGCGATGTGCTGAGTTACGTGAGTGATTTGGACAAAGTTCTTTCCGTTCTTTCCAAAATATCATCACCAAATGCGCTTATGTTTGCAACGGTTGATAATTATTATTCGTACTTGAAAGACGTAATAATCCATGGTACGTGGGAGGATTACAGAACACTCGAAAGGAAGAAGAGACTACCGATCGGTTCGGAACACGGTGTGTTTGAAGCGAGGTGTTTTACAGCAGAGGAGATAAAACTCTTAGTGAAACAGCACAGCTTCCAGGCAATAGAGATAGAAGCTTTGGCTGCTTTTGATAAGGTAGAAAAAGCACTTAGATATGGAAAATACCTGGTAAATGAACTGGAACATTTGTTTATTATACTAAGAAATAGCAAAGGCAATTGCTCTACATAA